In one Pseudomonas tensinigenes genomic region, the following are encoded:
- a CDS encoding Tex family protein — MDSINSRIAEELGVRPQQVEAAVALLDEGSTVPFIARYRKEVTGSLDDTQLRHLEERLRYLRELDERRISILASIEEQGKLTPALERDIKLADTKTRLEDLYLPYKQKRRTKGQIALEAGLGDLADGLFNDPNLPPETEAARFVDAEKGVADVKAALEGAKYILMERFAEDASLLEKLRNYLKQEATLSARVIAGKEEEGAKFRDYFEHDEPLKSMPSHRALAIFRGRNEGILSSALKVGDELPGTMHPCEGMIGQQFNIQNQNRPADKWLGEVVRWTWKVKLYTHLETDLLGELRDGAETEAINVFAHNLHDLLLAAPAGPRATLGLDPGLRTGCKVAVVDSTGKLLDHATVYPHVPHNKWDQTIAILAALCAKHSVDLIAIGNGTASRETDKLAIELIKKYPAMKMTKVMVSEAGASVYSASELAAKEFPDLDVSIRGAVSIARRLQDPLAELVKIDPKSIGVGQYQHDVSQLKLARGLDAVVEDCVNAVGVDVNTASVALLARISGLNATLAQNIVAHRDEHGAFKTRAALKKVARLGEKTFEQAAGFLRVMNGDNPLDSSAVHPEAYPLVQRIAAETDRDIRSLIGDASFLKRLDPKKFTDETFGLPTVTDIIQELEKPGRDPRPEFKTAEFQEGVEDLKDLQLGMILEGVVTNVTAFGAFVDIGVHQDGLVHISALSEKFIKDPREAVKAGDVVKVKVMEVDIPRKRVGLSMRMGDTPGEKIDGARGSRPGSAQRQPSNNAPRKETATAAPVNNAMASLFANAKQLKKR; from the coding sequence ATGGACAGCATCAACAGCCGCATTGCCGAGGAACTCGGCGTACGCCCACAACAGGTCGAAGCGGCCGTCGCGCTACTCGATGAAGGCTCTACCGTTCCCTTCATCGCCCGTTACCGGAAAGAAGTCACCGGCAGCCTCGATGACACTCAGTTGCGTCATCTGGAAGAGCGCCTGCGCTACCTGCGAGAACTCGACGAACGGCGCATCAGCATCCTCGCCAGCATCGAGGAGCAAGGCAAACTCACCCCTGCCCTTGAGCGCGACATCAAACTCGCCGACACCAAGACCCGCCTCGAAGACTTGTACCTGCCGTACAAGCAGAAGCGCCGCACCAAGGGCCAGATCGCCCTGGAAGCCGGCCTCGGCGACCTGGCCGACGGCCTGTTCAACGACCCGAACCTGCCCCCGGAAACCGAAGCCGCACGCTTCGTCGACGCCGAAAAAGGCGTGGCCGATGTGAAAGCCGCTCTGGAAGGCGCCAAGTACATCCTCATGGAGCGCTTCGCCGAAGACGCCAGCCTGCTGGAAAAACTGCGTAACTACCTGAAGCAGGAAGCGACCCTCAGTGCCCGCGTCATCGCTGGCAAGGAAGAGGAAGGCGCCAAGTTCCGCGATTACTTCGAACACGACGAACCGCTGAAAAGCATGCCGTCGCACCGCGCGCTGGCGATTTTCCGTGGCCGCAACGAAGGCATCCTCAGCTCCGCGCTGAAAGTCGGCGACGAGCTGCCGGGCACCATGCACCCGTGCGAAGGCATGATCGGCCAGCAATTCAACATCCAGAACCAAAACCGCCCGGCCGACAAATGGCTCGGTGAAGTGGTGCGCTGGACGTGGAAGGTCAAGCTCTACACGCACCTGGAGACCGACCTGCTCGGCGAACTGCGTGATGGCGCCGAAACCGAGGCGATCAACGTGTTCGCGCACAACCTGCACGACCTGCTGCTGGCCGCGCCGGCCGGCCCGCGCGCAACCCTCGGTCTCGACCCGGGCCTGCGTACCGGTTGCAAGGTTGCCGTGGTCGATTCCACCGGCAAGTTGCTCGATCACGCCACGGTTTACCCGCATGTGCCGCACAACAAGTGGGATCAGACCATCGCGATCCTGGCCGCCCTGTGCGCCAAGCATTCGGTTGATCTGATCGCCATCGGCAACGGCACTGCCAGCCGCGAAACCGACAAACTGGCGATCGAACTGATCAAAAAATACCCAGCGATGAAAATGACCAAAGTCATGGTCTCCGAGGCCGGTGCATCGGTGTACTCGGCGTCGGAACTGGCGGCCAAGGAATTCCCGGATCTCGACGTGTCGATCCGTGGCGCCGTGTCCATCGCCCGTCGCCTGCAAGATCCACTGGCTGAACTGGTGAAAATCGATCCGAAATCCATCGGTGTCGGCCAGTACCAGCACGACGTTTCGCAGTTGAAACTGGCGCGTGGTCTGGACGCTGTAGTCGAGGACTGCGTGAACGCCGTCGGCGTTGATGTGAACACTGCTTCGGTGGCGCTGCTGGCGCGTATCTCCGGCCTCAACGCGACGCTGGCGCAAAACATCGTCGCGCACCGCGACGAGCACGGCGCATTCAAAACCCGCGCAGCCCTGAAGAAGGTCGCACGTCTAGGCGAAAAAACCTTCGAACAGGCCGCCGGTTTCTTGCGCGTGATGAACGGCGACAACCCGCTGGATTCCTCGGCCGTTCACCCGGAAGCCTATCCGCTGGTGCAGCGTATTGCCGCTGAAACCGACCGTGATATCCGCTCGCTGATCGGTGATGCAAGCTTCCTCAAGCGTCTGGATCCGAAGAAATTCACCGACGAGACCTTCGGTCTGCCAACCGTCACCGACATCATCCAGGAACTGGAAAAACCGGGCCGCGACCCGCGTCCGGAGTTCAAGACTGCCGAGTTCCAGGAAGGCGTCGAAGATCTGAAAGACCTGCAACTGGGGATGATCCTCGAAGGCGTGGTGACCAACGTGACTGCGTTCGGTGCCTTCGTCGACATCGGCGTGCATCAGGACGGTCTGGTGCATATCTCGGCGCTGTCGGAGAAGTTCATCAAGGATCCGCGCGAAGCGGTGAAGGCCGGTGACGTGGTCAAGGTGAAGGTCATGGAAGTCGACATTCCGCGCAAACGCGTTGGCCTGTCGATGCGCATGGGCGACACCCCGGGCGAGAAAATCGACGGTGCCCGTGGTTCGCGTCCGGGCTCGGCCCAGCGCCAGCCTTCGAACAATGCGCCACGCAAGGAAACCGCAACCGCAGCGCCAGTGAACAACGCGATGGCCTCGCTGTTCGCCAACGCCAAGCAGTTGAAGAAGCGCTGA
- the tauC gene encoding taurine ABC transporter permease TauC: MSSYDVSSAAVKPATPSVAIPVRRSLSTRWISLLTLFALLAIWWAVTATGLIEPLFLPPPSAVLQKGWLLATTGYMDSTLWQHLGASLSRIGLGLGFAILTAVPVGIAIGANRIARGVLDPLIEFYRPIPPLAYLPLIVIWCGIGELSKVLLIYLAIFAPIAIATATGVRTVDPAKLRAAQSLGATRLQLIRHVILPSALPDILTGVRIGLGVGWSTLVAAELIAATSGLGFMVQSAAQFLVTDVVVLGILVIALIAFAMEMGLRALQRKLVPWHGQAH, from the coding sequence ATGAGTAGTTACGACGTTTCTTCGGCTGCGGTAAAACCCGCAACACCGTCGGTGGCGATTCCCGTACGCCGCAGCCTCAGCACGCGCTGGATCAGCCTGCTGACGCTATTCGCGTTGTTGGCAATCTGGTGGGCCGTAACAGCCACTGGATTGATCGAGCCGCTGTTCCTGCCGCCACCCTCAGCCGTACTGCAAAAAGGCTGGTTGCTGGCGACTACCGGTTACATGGATTCGACGTTGTGGCAGCACCTTGGTGCGAGCCTGAGCCGCATCGGTCTGGGCCTCGGTTTTGCGATTCTGACCGCCGTACCGGTGGGCATTGCCATCGGCGCCAACCGCATCGCCCGTGGCGTGCTCGATCCGCTGATCGAGTTCTACCGCCCGATTCCACCGCTGGCTTATCTGCCGCTGATCGTGATCTGGTGCGGCATCGGTGAGTTGTCGAAAGTGCTGCTGATTTATCTGGCGATTTTCGCGCCGATTGCCATCGCTACCGCTACTGGTGTTCGTACAGTTGATCCAGCGAAATTGCGCGCGGCGCAGTCGTTGGGTGCGACGCGCTTGCAGCTGATTCGTCATGTGATTTTGCCGAGCGCTCTACCGGACATTCTCACTGGCGTGCGCATTGGTCTGGGGGTGGGTTGGTCGACGTTGGTCGCGGCGGAATTGATCGCCGCCACCAGTGGCTTGGGCTTCATGGTGCAGTCGGCCGCGCAATTCCTGGTCACCGATGTGGTGGTGCTGGGGATTCTGGTCATCGCCCTGATCGCCTTCGCCATGGAAATGGGCCTGCGCGCCCTGCAGCGCAAACTGGTGCCGTGGCACGGCCAGGCCCACTGA
- the gshA gene encoding glutamate--cysteine ligase encodes MSELLNRRLALLGERANLSLLEQCLHGIERECLRVTSEGRLAQTPHPEALGSALTNEQITTDYSESLLEFITPALPDPADTLASLDKIHRFAYSKLGNEYLWSPSMPCPLPAEEDIPIAYYGTSNIGQLKYVYRKGLALRYGKTMQCIAGIHYNFSLPEKLWPLLRETEGFVGTDRDYQSFSYIALIRNFRRYSWLLMYLFGASPALDAGFLRGRSHQLEQLDPDTLYLPYATSLRMSDLGYQSNAQAGLTPCYNDLASYTDSLRKAVATPYAPYVEVGTHQDGEWVQLNTNILQIENEYYSNIRPKRVTYTGERPIQALVARGIQYVEVRCLDINPFLPMGIDLTESRFLDAFLLYCALNDSPLLTNTSCGNATSNFLSVVKEGRRPGLQLQRDGESVEMKTWAAELLEQIAPLAALLDQSHGGDAHSKALDAQLAKVSDPSLTPSAQVLAAMAEHKESFAQFSLRQSQAHAEFFRSEPLAADEQVKFEELARTSLAAQAELEQNEVGDFDVFVGSYQASILAISN; translated from the coding sequence TTGAGCGAACTTCTCAACCGCCGCCTGGCTCTGCTCGGCGAGCGCGCTAACCTCTCTCTGCTCGAGCAGTGCCTGCACGGTATCGAACGTGAATGCCTGCGCGTGACCAGCGAAGGTCGCCTGGCGCAAACGCCGCACCCCGAAGCCTTGGGTTCCGCGCTGACCAACGAACAGATCACCACCGACTACTCCGAGTCGCTGCTGGAATTCATCACGCCCGCCCTGCCCGACCCGGCCGACACGCTGGCGAGCCTGGACAAGATTCACCGTTTTGCCTACAGCAAACTCGGCAACGAGTACCTGTGGAGTCCATCGATGCCGTGCCCGTTGCCGGCCGAGGAAGACATCCCGATCGCCTATTACGGCACCTCCAACATCGGTCAGCTCAAGTACGTCTATCGCAAGGGTCTGGCCCTGCGGTACGGCAAGACCATGCAGTGCATCGCCGGGATTCACTACAACTTCTCCCTGCCGGAAAAGCTCTGGCCGCTGCTGCGTGAAACCGAAGGATTTGTCGGCACTGACCGCGATTATCAGTCGTTTTCCTACATCGCACTGATCCGTAATTTCCGTCGTTACAGCTGGCTGCTGATGTACCTGTTCGGTGCCTCGCCAGCGCTCGACGCCGGTTTCCTGCGCGGTCGTTCGCATCAGCTGGAACAGCTCGATCCGGACACCTTGTATTTGCCGTATGCCACCAGCCTGCGCATGAGCGACCTCGGTTACCAGAGCAACGCCCAGGCCGGTCTGACACCGTGCTACAACGATCTGGCGAGCTACACCGACAGCCTGCGCAAAGCCGTGGCCACGCCGTACGCGCCGTACGTTGAAGTCGGCACACATCAGGATGGCGAGTGGGTGCAGTTGAACACCAACATCCTGCAGATCGAAAACGAGTACTACTCCAACATCCGCCCGAAACGCGTGACCTACACCGGCGAGCGGCCGATTCAGGCGTTGGTCGCCCGTGGCATTCAGTACGTCGAAGTGCGTTGCCTGGATATCAACCCGTTTTTGCCGATGGGCATCGACCTCACCGAGTCGCGCTTCCTCGATGCGTTCCTGCTGTATTGCGCGCTCAACGACAGTCCGTTGCTGACCAACACGTCGTGCGGCAATGCGACGTCGAACTTCCTCAGCGTGGTCAAGGAAGGTCGTCGTCCGGGTCTGCAATTGCAGCGTGACGGTGAGTCGGTGGAGATGAAGACCTGGGCTGCAGAATTGCTGGAACAAATCGCCCCGCTGGCGGCGTTGCTGGATCAGAGCCATGGCGGCGATGCGCACAGCAAGGCGCTGGATGCGCAACTGGCCAAGGTCAGCGATCCGTCTCTGACGCCTTCTGCGCAGGTCCTGGCGGCGATGGCTGAGCACAAGGAAAGCTTTGCGCAGTTCTCGTTGCGTCAGAGCCAGGCGCATGCGGAGTTCTTCCGTAGCGAGCCGTTGGCGGCGGATGAGCAGGTGAAGTTTGAGGAGTTGGCGCGTACTTCGCTGGCCGCGCAGGCTGAGCTGGAGCAGAACGAGGTGGGCGATTTTGATGTGTTTGTCGGGTCGTATCAGGCGAGTATTTTAGCGATCAGCAACTAA
- the tauA gene encoding taurine ABC transporter substrate-binding protein yields the protein MKLNFPLRLLAAASLAAASFLAQAADLTVAYQTTVDPAKVAQADGAYEKATKTDIAWRKFDNGADIIAAIASGDVQIGYLGSSPLTAAITRKVPVETFLIATQIGAAEALVARDGSGIKTPQDLIGKKIAVPFVSTGHYSLLAALKHWNIDPSKVTVLNLAPPAIIAAWKRGDIDATYVWDPALGVAKENGKVLITSGELAKFGAPTFDAWIVRKDFAEKHPEIVTAFAKVTLDAYADYRKDPKAWLANQSNVDKLVKLSGAKASDIPLLLQGNVYPLAADQVVSLGAPTTKAITDTAAFLKEQGKVEAVLPDYAPYVSAKFITN from the coding sequence ATGAAACTGAATTTCCCGCTTCGCCTGCTCGCCGCAGCCTCTCTGGCTGCCGCGAGTTTTCTGGCTCAGGCCGCCGACCTCACCGTCGCCTACCAAACCACTGTTGACCCGGCGAAAGTCGCCCAGGCCGACGGCGCTTACGAGAAAGCCACCAAAACCGACATTGCCTGGCGCAAGTTCGACAACGGCGCCGACATCATCGCCGCCATCGCTTCCGGTGATGTGCAGATCGGCTACCTCGGTTCGAGCCCGCTGACCGCAGCGATCACCCGCAAAGTCCCGGTCGAAACTTTCCTCATCGCCACGCAGATCGGCGCCGCTGAAGCACTGGTCGCCCGCGACGGCTCCGGCATCAAGACCCCGCAAGACCTGATCGGCAAGAAAATCGCCGTGCCGTTCGTGTCTACCGGTCACTACAGCCTGCTCGCCGCGCTGAAGCACTGGAACATCGACCCATCGAAAGTCACCGTGCTCAACCTCGCGCCGCCAGCGATCATCGCCGCGTGGAAACGCGGTGACATCGACGCCACTTACGTGTGGGATCCGGCGCTGGGCGTGGCCAAGGAAAACGGCAAAGTGCTGATCACCTCCGGCGAACTGGCCAAGTTCGGCGCGCCGACCTTCGATGCGTGGATCGTGCGCAAAGACTTCGCCGAGAAGCACCCGGAAATCGTCACCGCGTTCGCCAAGGTCACCCTCGACGCCTACGCCGACTACCGCAAAGACCCGAAAGCCTGGCTCGCCAATCAGTCCAACGTCGACAAACTGGTGAAACTCTCCGGTGCCAAGGCCAGCGATATTCCGCTGCTGCTGCAAGGCAACGTCTACCCGCTCGCGGCGGATCAGGTCGTCAGCCTCGGCGCGCCGACCACCAAAGCCATCACCGACACCGCCGCGTTCCTCAAGGAGCAAGGCAAGGTCGAAGCCGTTCTGCCGGACTACGCGCCGTACGTCAGCGCCAAATTCATCACCAACTGA
- the tauB gene encoding taurine ABC transporter ATP-binding subunit: MALLQLERISAQYPGSPEPVLADISLTLGPQQLLVALGPSGSGKTSLLNLIAGFVEPSAGRITLDGVPVKGPSAERGVVFQDDALLPWQDVLANVAFGLELAGVAKDKREKIAREMLALVDLSGFESRRIWQLSGGQKQRVGLARALAADPRVLLMDEPFGALDAFTREQMQELLLQVWQRTAKPVFLITHDIEEAVFLATDLILLAPNPGQIVERLHLDFGQRYAAGESARAIKSDPRFIETREHVLSKVFSQRSAGQRQERA, translated from the coding sequence ATGGCCTTGCTACAGCTGGAGCGCATCAGCGCACAGTACCCGGGCAGCCCGGAACCGGTGCTGGCGGATATTTCTCTGACCCTGGGGCCTCAGCAATTGCTGGTCGCCCTCGGCCCGTCCGGCAGTGGCAAGACTTCGCTGTTGAACCTGATTGCCGGTTTCGTCGAACCGAGCGCCGGGCGCATCACCCTCGACGGCGTGCCGGTCAAAGGCCCGAGCGCCGAACGTGGCGTAGTGTTTCAGGATGACGCCTTGTTGCCTTGGCAGGATGTGTTGGCCAACGTCGCATTCGGTCTGGAGCTGGCCGGTGTCGCCAAGGACAAGCGCGAAAAGATCGCCCGTGAAATGCTTGCGCTGGTTGATCTATCCGGTTTTGAAAGCCGTCGTATCTGGCAACTCTCCGGTGGTCAGAAGCAGCGTGTCGGTCTCGCCCGCGCCCTCGCCGCCGACCCGCGCGTATTGCTGATGGACGAACCCTTCGGCGCCCTCGACGCGTTCACCCGCGAGCAGATGCAAGAGCTGTTGCTGCAAGTCTGGCAGCGCACGGCCAAGCCGGTTTTCCTGATTACCCATGACATTGAAGAAGCGGTGTTCCTCGCCACTGACCTGATTCTGCTCGCGCCGAATCCGGGGCAGATCGTTGAGCGCCTGCATCTGGACTTCGGTCAGCGTTACGCCGCTGGCGAGTCCGCCCGCGCGATCAAATCCGATCCGCGTTTTATCGAAACCCGCGAACACGTGCTGAGCAAAGTGTTCTCGCAACGCAGCGCCGGGCAACGGCAGGAGCGCGCATGA
- a CDS encoding PaaI family thioesterase — translation MEIPAGLVESAFFKLLGCRLHSLETGVAQVALVLEPELRNRGGKLHGGALFSLVDIAMGLACSSTHGFDQQSATIECKINYIRAVSDGEVLCTARVIHPGRRTLVVEADVMQGDKLVAKAQGTFAVL, via the coding sequence ATGGAAATTCCGGCCGGGCTCGTCGAGAGCGCGTTTTTCAAGCTGTTGGGCTGCCGCCTGCACAGCCTGGAAACCGGGGTGGCGCAAGTCGCCCTGGTGCTGGAACCGGAACTGCGCAATCGCGGCGGCAAATTGCACGGTGGCGCGCTGTTCAGTCTGGTCGACATCGCCATGGGGCTGGCCTGTTCCAGCACCCACGGCTTCGATCAGCAGAGCGCGACCATCGAGTGCAAGATCAACTATATCCGCGCCGTTTCTGACGGTGAGGTGCTATGCACGGCACGGGTGATTCACCCGGGCCGGCGCACGCTGGTGGTCGAAGCCGACGTGATGCAGGGCGACAAACTGGTCGCAAAAGCGCAAGGCACGTTCGCTGTCCTGTAG
- a CDS encoding IS3 family transposase (programmed frameshift) produces MTRRYFSTDFKRDAACLVLDKDYSVSEACEAMGVGPTALRRWVEQLRAERSGKTPEKSKAMTVDQQRIQELEATIRRIEREKEILKKGYSSLDVGFPRSVRLVEELSEQYPRSELCGVFGINRSSYYERLKQRAKVHVGRDRLKIKAAELHEQSRGSMGARSLSKALCNEKESVGRYMARSLMRELGLKSQQRRRHRYKPSGAEAQYAPNHLERKFNVEAPNRVWCGDVTYIWAGTYWVYLAAVLDLHARRIVGWAMSRSPDSALTCRALKMAFESRGRPENLMFHSDQGCHYSSKVFRETLADMRIKQSMSRRGNCWDNAPMERFFGSLKSEWIPKTGYRNEDEASTDVLRYLTHYYNRIRLHSHNGYRTPVDMEALAA; encoded by the exons TTGACCAGACGATATTTTTCGACAGATTTCAAACGGGATGCGGCTTGCCTGGTTTTGGATAAAGACTATTCGGTGAGTGAAGCCTGTGAAGCAATGGGCGTGGGCCCTACAGCTCTGCGCCGCTGGGTTGAGCAACTGCGTGCGGAGCGCAGCGGCAAGACGCCTGAGAAGTCCAAGGCCATGACCGTTGACCAACAACGCATCCAAGAACTGGAAGCAACAATTCGACGGATTGAGCGCGAGAAGGAAATTTTAAAAAAGG GCTACAGCTCTCTTGATGTCGGATTCCCTCGATCGGTAAGGCTGGTCGAGGAGTTAAGCGAGCAATATCCAAGATCCGAGTTGTGTGGCGTGTTTGGTATCAACCGCAGCAGTTATTACGAGCGTCTGAAACAGCGGGCGAAAGTGCATGTCGGGCGCGATCGCCTAAAGATCAAGGCTGCCGAATTACATGAGCAAAGTCGCGGCTCAATGGGCGCGCGCAGCCTGTCAAAAGCGCTGTGTAACGAAAAAGAGTCGGTAGGTCGTTACATGGCTCGTAGCCTGATGCGCGAGCTCGGTTTGAAGAGCCAGCAACGGCGCAGGCATCGGTACAAACCCAGCGGTGCGGAGGCGCAATACGCCCCCAATCATTTGGAGCGTAAATTCAATGTCGAGGCCCCCAATCGAGTGTGGTGTGGCGACGTGACTTACATTTGGGCCGGTACTTACTGGGTTTATCTGGCTGCTGTACTTGATCTGCATGCCCGCCGCATCGTCGGCTGGGCGATGTCCAGAAGTCCGGATTCAGCTCTGACCTGTCGAGCGTTAAAGATGGCTTTCGAGTCGCGAGGACGCCCTGAAAACCTAATGTTCCATTCGGATCAGGGCTGTCATTACAGTAGTAAAGTGTTTCGTGAAACGCTGGCGGACATGCGCATAAAACAAAGCATGAGTCGACGAGGAAACTGCTGGGATAACGCGCCGATGGAGCGTTTCTTTGGCAGTTTGAAATCTGAATGGATACCCAAGACAGGCTACCGAAACGAAGACGAGGCCAGTACCGATGTGTTGCGCTACCTGACCCATTATTACAATCGGATCAGGCTGCACAGTCACAATGGCTACCGAACTCCGGTGGACATGGAGGCCCTGGCGGCATGA